The following are encoded together in the Glycine max cultivar Williams 82 chromosome 8, Glycine_max_v4.0, whole genome shotgun sequence genome:
- the LOC100789789 gene encoding alpha-glucan phosphorylase, H isozyme gives MAAKVDANGGGGKGGVSAVSAKVPAVAHPLAEKPDEVASNISYHAQFSPHFSPFKFELEQAYYATAESVRDRLIRQWNETYLHFHKVDPKQTYYLSMEFLQGRALTNAIGNLNIQDAYANALRKFGLELEEIAEQEKDAALGNGGLGRLASCFLDSMATLNLPSWGYGLRYRYGLFKQRITREGQEEVAEDWLEKFSPWEVVRHDILYPIRFFGHVEVNPDGSRKWVGGEVVQALAYDVPIPGYQTKNTISLRLWEAKASAEDFNLFLFNDGQHDAASVLHSRAQQICAVLYPGDTTEGGKLLRLKQQFFLCSASLQDIISRFKERRQGPWNWSEFPTKVAVQLNDTHPTLAIPELMRLLMDDEGLGWDEAWDVTSKTIAYTNHTVLPEALEKWSQPVMWKLLPRHMEIIQEIDKRFTAMINTTRLDLENELSAMRILDDNPQKPVVRMANLCVVSSHAVNGVAQLHSDILKSELFANYVSIWPTKFQNKTNGITPRRWLQFCNPELGGIITKWLKTDKWVTNLDLLTGLRQFADNEDLQAEWLSAKMASKQRLARYVLQVTGESIDPDTLFDIQVKRIHEYKRQLLNILGVIYRYKKLKEMSLEERKNTTPRTVMIGGKAFATYTNAIRIVRLVNDVGAVVNSDPEVNGYLKVVFVPNYNVSVAEVLIPGSELSQHISTAGMEASGTSNMKFALNGCLIIGTLDGANVEIREEIGEDNFFLFGATAEDVPRLRKERENGLFKPDPRFEEAKKFIRSGVFGSYDYNPLLESLEGNSGYGRGDYFLVGHDFPSYMDTQAKVDEAYRDRKRWLKMSILSTAGSGKFSSDRTIAQYAKEIWNIEECRVP, from the exons ATGGCTGCTAAAGTAGATGctaatggtggtggtggtaagGGTGGGGTTTCTGCAGTTTCTGCCAAGGTTCCAGCAGTGGCACATCCATTGGCTGAAAAGCCTGATGAGGTTGCATCCAATATTAGTTACCATGCTCAGTTCAGTCCTCATTTTTCCCCTTTCAAGTTTGAGCTGGAACAAGCTTACTATGCCACTGCAGAGAGTGTTCGTGACCGTCTGATTCGG CAATGGAATGAAACGTACCTTCATTTTCACAAAGTTGATCCCAAGCAAACTTACTACTTATCGATGGAGTTCCTTCAAGGTCGAGCTTTGACCAATGCCATTGGAAATCTGAATATCCAAGATGCATATGCTAATGCTTTGCGCAAATTTGGACTTGAACTTGAAGAAATAGCAGAGcag GAGAAGGATGCAGCACTAGGAAATGGTGGTCTTGGTAGGCTTGCTTCTTGCTTTCTGGATTCCATGGCAACACTTAATTTGCCTTCTTGGGGGTATGGTTTGAGGTATAGATACGGGCTATTTAAGCAGAGAATCACCAGGGAAGGTCAGGAGGAAGTAGCAGAGGACTGGCTAGAG AAGTTTAGCCCCTGGGAAGTAGTGAGGCATGACATTTTGTACCCCATCAGATTCTTTGGTCATGTTGAGGTTAATCCTGATGGAAG CCGAAAATGGGTTGGAGGAGAGGTTGTGCAAGCACTGGCTTATGATGTGCCAATTCCAGGTTACCAAACCAAGAACACCATCAGTCTTCGTCTCTGGGAGGCAAAAGCGAGTGCTGAggatttcaatttatttttatttaatgatgggcAACATGATGCTGCTTCAGTGCTTCACTCACGAGCTCAACAG ATTTGTGCAGTTTTATATCCTGGCGATACCACAGAAGGTGGAAAACTTCTACGGTTGAAGCAGCAGTTCTTTCTCTGCAGTGCATCACTCCAA GACATAATATCCAGATTTAAGGAGAGGAGACAAGGGCCCTGGAACTGGTCAGAGTTTCCAACAAAGGTTGCTGTACAGTTGAATGATACACACCCAACACTTGCAATACCAGAGTTGATGCGATTACTAATGGATGATGAAGGGCTTGGATGGGATGAAGCATGGGATGTGACATCAAA GACTATTGCGTACACTAATCATACTGTCCTCCCTGAAGCACTGGAGAAATGGTCTCAACCTGTAATGTGGAAACTACTTCCACGCCATATGGAAATCATACAAGAAATAGACAAGAGA TTCACTGCAATGATAAATACAACCCGATTGGACCTTGAGAATGAGCTTTCCGCCATGCGCATCTTGGATGATAATCCCCAGAAGCCGGTAGTTCGGATGGCAAATTTGTGTGTGGTTTCTTCTCATGCG GTGAATGGTGTTGCTCAGTTACACAGTGATATATTAAAGTCAGAATTATTTGCAAATTATGTTTCAATATGGCCAACAAAgttccaaaataaaaccaatggGATAACACCTCGAAGATGGCTCCAATTTTGCAACCCTGAGCTAGGCGGGATAATCACCAAGTGGTTAAAAACTGATAAATGGGTAACCAATCTTGACTTGTTAACAGGTCTTCGACAG TTTGCTGACAATGAAGATCTGCAAGCAGAATGGCTGTCTGCAAAGATGGCTAGTAAGCAGCGCTTGGCACGATATGTTTTGCAGGTGACAGGGGAGAGCATTGACCCAGATACTCTATTTGACATTCAAGTCAAGCGTATCCATGAATACAAGAGGCAGCTATTAAACATCCTTGGTGTGATTTATAGATACAAGAAGCTAAAG GAGATGAGCCTTGAAGAACGTAAAAACACTACTCCACGCACGGTGATGATTGGAGGAAAGGCATTTGCAACATACACAAATGCTATAAGGATAGTCAGGTTGGTGAATGATGTCGGTGCTGTTGTCAACAGTGATCCTGAGGTCAACGGCTACTTGAAG GTTGTGTTTGTCCCAAATTACAATGTGTCTGTGGCAGAGGTGCTGATTCCAGGAAGTGAGCTTTCTCAGCATATTAGCACTGCAGGCATGGAAGCAAGTGGCACAAGCAACATGAAATTTGCTTTAAATGGGTGCCTTATAATAGGTACCTTAGATGGAGCCAATGTGGAAATCAGGGAGGAGATTGGTGAggataattttttcctttttggtgCCACAGCAGAAGATGTCCCTCGACTGAggaaggaaagagagaatggaCTG ttcaaACCCGATCCTCGATTTGAAGAGGCAAAGAAGTTTATTAGGAGTGGGGTGTTTGGAAGCTATGACTATAATCCATTGCTTGAGTCCTTGGAAGGAAATTCTGGTTATGGCCGTGGTGATTACTTTCTAGTTGGTCATGACTTTCCAAGCTACATGGATACTCAGGCAAAAGTTGATGAAGCATACCG TGATAGGAAAAGATGGCTAAAAATGTCCATCCTAAGCACTGCAGGGAGTGGAAAATTCAGCAGTGACCGGACAATTGCTCAATATGCCAAGGAAATTTGGAACATAGAAGAGTGCCGCGTGCCATAA